In Lujinxingia sediminis, a single genomic region encodes these proteins:
- a CDS encoding thiol-disulfide oxidoreductase DCC family protein encodes MSEAYALSVRVEDAPEKATLLYDAECGFCTYWARRWAMKIGDALQIVALQRRGGRFEAIAQRDLLEAIHFVDVEGRIWRGAAAVYKAAALRPRYRLPWWMYRYVPGFRPLSEWGYRLVANNRLTVSRLTRWMRRELPDDAPK; translated from the coding sequence GTGAGTGAGGCGTATGCCCTGAGCGTTCGGGTCGAAGACGCGCCCGAGAAAGCGACGTTGCTCTACGACGCAGAGTGTGGTTTCTGCACGTACTGGGCGCGACGCTGGGCGATGAAGATCGGCGACGCGCTCCAGATTGTCGCGTTGCAGAGACGCGGCGGTCGTTTTGAGGCCATCGCTCAGCGTGATTTGCTCGAGGCGATTCACTTTGTTGATGTCGAAGGCCGCATCTGGCGTGGAGCTGCCGCGGTTTATAAGGCGGCGGCGTTGCGACCACGTTATCGTCTGCCCTGGTGGATGTACCGCTACGTGCCGGGCTTTCGACCGCTGAGTGAGTGGGGATACAGGCTGGTTGCGAATAACCGTTTAACGGTCTCCCGGTTGACGCGCTGGATGCGTCGCGAGCTTCCCGACGACGCCCCGAAGTAG